Below is a window of Ornithodoros turicata isolate Travis chromosome 7, ASM3712646v1, whole genome shotgun sequence DNA.
TTGCGGTTGTAATCGTCTACATTTCAACCTCACAAGCCACCACGAAATGACGTCGAAGACTAATGTTATTACTCCTGATATACACATACCTGTTGCATACCGGACGCATTGTGCAAAAACTATTTCTGTCgctgaactgcataatgccgaAAAGGTATCGGGTACAGACATGTTACTACTAGGTTCCAAATTAGTTGCAACTCTTTATGACTGCACTTTCACTTCGATACTTGTACTTTAgtgcagtgctggacaaaagtttacggaacatgctccggcgcattccttcgtcatagtgacacgctagcagcgaaggGGACcttacggacttacagacatgtgcctaggtaacccagtcacctgtttgcaagtccgcacggtaccattcgctgctagcctGTCATTGCGAGGAAgaaatgcgccggagcgtgttccgtaaacttttgtccaccACTGTACCATTTGTATTGGAATGCACGCACAAAAAAGCGAATACGATAATACCTGTTCGGAGCTTTTTCCTTGCGACATGCACGTACTATTTATGCGTTTTCAAGGATGACCTAGGCTACATCATGAGAACTACAAGGTCTGAGCCTGACGAAATATGCACACTTTTGTTCGGCCATACGTGTGGGAACCTCACGTCTCCGGAGCACATATGGGAAGTTCGTTTGCCACCACGGAAGAACTCGAGGACGCGACATCGTGCATTGGTGAGGCCCTTTATGCTCCTCTTACGTCATAACTGCATGCCGTTGCTTCTTCCGTGCAGACGAGAGACGACGAGCCGGAGGTTCGAATCCTTCAGCTGTCGGACACGCATTATGACCCGGAGTACGTGGCTGGTAGCCTCGCGGACTGCGACGAGCCGGTGTGCTGTCGTGAAGAATCGGGCACTCCGAAAAGCGACTCTCAGAAGGCGGGCCCTTGGGGAGACTACCGCCTCTGTGATCTCCCACTTCAGACGCTCGACCACATGCTTCGTCATATAGCGAACGAACAGACGGTATGCATATGGCAGACGTGACACTTCTTCCGTTTACTATACAAACACTTGCCGACAAGACTTTTGCGTAACAAAAGTGTGATCTGCCTAATTTAGGTTCGCTCGTTCATTCCTTGTTCTCTCACTGCCTCTTTCTATCGCTCTTCCAAATGTAAGCCATCTTATCTAACCTGCTCAGACTGTACTCAAGTTATTTGCGCTTGTAGTGATATTTGAATACCTGTGCTACCAGCGCTATGGCCGAGCGTCCCGCTCTTTGGTGGTAGCCAACGTCGTGctgaaggtggtgggttcgaatcctaccaccggctgtgctgtctgaggttttccgaaaactttccagacgaatgtcggcgctgttccctttgaagtcggcccgggacgtatactaaccctcctgccccccccccccactccttcctattgtcatctgtccacatctgtacgccgctcatagctacagttgctttgcgggactaacacggaatttaaaaaaaaaatatctgtgTTCATAAGCATGTCGACATATGTATAAAACTTGCTACAAGTCACCTGTTACAATTGTTAATCGTGTTTTGAGGTACCAAGCAACTGATTTTCAGCTATGGCTCACACGTAAGTAATATCCAAATGATTCGTTTTTCAAATCAGTTCCCCTGATACCGCAAGAAGCGCAACGTATTATGTTATTGCCGGGAGAATAGGTTACTTGATCCCTAACTGCACTTATTACAACGACGAGATACCAAGCCGTTTGACTCCAAACAATCATGCAATGAACATAGTTCTCTTTCAGACAATAACGCGtcttggagtagccagtcccgagtagtttgggactaacctctcttttcttttaccaatcaatcttTCAGACAAAACACCCTGTAACGTCATCAACGTGAGGTACTGACACTGCTTGGAAATAATGTAATGAGAGACCCATACCGCACTCAAGCGATATTCAAGCTCTTAAAGCAAAACAGGGTTTACAAGCAAAGAGGGGGAACCAAATATCAAAAACATTGCATGGCGGTGTAAGTGAGTTCTCCCTTTCGTGCACCTGCATGTCGCAATAACATAACAGTGTCGTTGCAGGTGGACTTCGGTTACTTGACGGGTGATCTTCCGCCTCATAGTGTGTGGAAAGTAACAGAGGAGCATAATGAGATCACCTTCAACGCCACATTACAAACGATCGCCCAGCGACTGCAAGGCATCACCATTTACCCCGTCGTCGGAAACCACGAGGCAGTGCCACCAAACTTGTACGCACCTGATTTTACGCAGGTTTGACAATTTCAGCATCTCAAAGTCACGTGGCCACAGCTCAGTTAACACAGGAAAAAATATAACTTCCGCAAGCGGTCGTCAGTTTACGCCGCCTACTTCGCATAGGAATATATTGAGAAGCACTCTTGATTCTTGAACTAGTTTGGATACATTTGACCGGTGATACACCGACCGGGAAAGTGCTACTCAGAACCCAGGGGCTACAGGACGAACGCTAGTGCGCACGATGACGTCACCTATTCTTGAAGAAGCTCAAACTAcagtggcgcgcagacttgCCTTGCCTCGAAgagcggagcgcgtgtcatcgggcgctgatagacagctggaaacgagattgggatgatccactgtccccttgaagggagggtcggtatGCACAACGGATGCGTTCGCCGCACAGCACCATTTATCTGACACAtccgttgtgcgtaccgacccATCCTTTCAACGGGGtagtggatcatcccaatctcgtttccagctgtctatcagcgcccgatgacacgcgctccgctgttcgaggcaagtctgcgcgccactgTATAGAGCGTTAGCGGTCGTTTCAGAAATTAGTGGAAATGCGTAATGTTCAACGGTCAGAACTCATATTTTGCGTGCTCGGTGCTTGAGCGACATTGATACGGCTTTATAATGCGAAAGATATAAAAATTTCTTGTCCGCGCAGAGTGCCACTTCAACCGGCCTTAATCTTCACAGCTTCCTTGGGTTTCGAATCGTCATCCGTGCGGTTTCAGCGCGGCCGCAGatggggtgtaggaaaaaatggcCCCCGGAAGAAACGGTCCCGACGGCAAAGGCGGAAAAAATGCTCCCATcccagtcgcgcgcgggaaactgccaacggaGAACTGAGTCTAACCTGGACATATAAATACCCTAATTAAcgtaataataaactaaccaacatgctgcgcTCTCTTTCCACTGCTTATGTCATCAGCAATAGAAACTCCGGacgcgggaccattttttccgccctTGCCGTCCGGGaccgtcttttccggaaccccgGCAGATGATAGCCAGTGTCTCTACGTTCAGCCTGCTGTCACGTTTCATAAATTTTCTTGAGATGCCACAGTGCTGCGGGTTCCGTGACACAGTGAGGGGTGAGGTAAATAAATTGTCAGCGATGAAGTTCGACAGGTTCTCACGAGACTAAAAACGCTGCAAAGCACGGGGAGCAGCAGATGCATCGAGAATATGTAGCAAGCACTTTCTGTGCGAAAAATTATACTTTGTTTCCAACAGTTGTATCGTAGTTGGGTGATACGGATCTCCACCCTGAATCCGATGCAGGCTCCTATGACTAATGTGCGGTTTCACCAACCCCGATTAACATATCGGGGGCTCGcatcctgaggcaattccctccATACTTCCCTACCGGTTCGACCCGTctccgattaacatttgaagcTAGACCAAGCAGTCCCTCAACTTGAGTTTAGcccttaactctgcttcaccaAGCGTAGTTATTGCCActgcaacaaaacaaaaagaatcaagTTTTAGCGACCCTTGATCTCGGTACAAGGTTAACCAACGTTAG
It encodes the following:
- the LOC135400596 gene encoding sphingomyelin phosphodiesterase-like, giving the protein MRCIFTAMDGVRVFTVLALTCTTAHSSLLHLPYGDPRLKPRNVHELLDRIRQETSNITRDDDEASYLYPFEFLIDFARSDFNLSAVMETFETGVTNEQTCKTCRYIAKALKDNSGKTRMAALTGFLWAFCFVNHFTTTEVCQGLISSYKDDLGYIMRTTRSEPDEICTLLFGHTCGNLTSPEHIWEVRLPPRKNSRTRHRALTRDDEPEVRILQLSDTHYDPEYVAGSLADCDEPVCCREESGTPKSDSQKAGPWGDYRLCDLPLQTLDHMLRHIANEQTVLSLQVDFGYLTGDLPPHSVWKVTEEHNEITFNATLQTIAQRLQGITIYPVVGNHEAVPPNLYAPDFTQV